The Desulfatibacillum aliphaticivorans DSM 15576 genome segment CTGGCCGGAAATAGCGCCCGCCTGGTTTTCCACCTGCAGGACGCCGTCCGCCAGGGTGGGCATGGGGCTTGTGCTGTAGCAAAATCCCTGGGCGGTCAGGCTGCTTCCGCCTTCGAAAAGGATTTCCCCCTCCAGGGTCGCGGAGACGGAGGTCGTGTCCGTAACCACGTCCGTGGTCACGATGGGCGCGTCAGCCCCCCATGATTGAGCGCCGAAGACAATGTCGTATAGGCCGATGCACTCCTCCATGTAGGCGAAGCCGTCAAAGGCCAGGTAATAGGTGGAAGAGGGGTTGGGGAGGTTGACCACTGCATAATTGCTATTTGGCGAACTGTCCAGATTCTCCGGGAGAAACGTCCAATCATCCCCCTCGCTGGTCTTGTATAAGAGAACAAGATCTCCGTCATAAATAACACTGACCGTGGGGGAGACGGCGCCGGAAAGATCCAGGGGCGGAGTCACGAGCCGGACGTTGTCCCCGTCTTCTATCCCGCAAAGCAGGGCTGAATACCCCCAGTAATTCCCCACGGTCCCCATGGAGTAAACCCAGGCCCCATTTCCGTCCACTACCTCCTGGGTCCAGTCGTCGGGTTCAAAGGCATTATGGTCAAAATCTTCCTGATAAACGGTTTGCCCGGTGGTGAATGTCCGGTCCTCGCCCACGGTTTCGGTGAGGACGTTCCCGGCCACCAGCCGGTAGTGGTAGGTGGTCATGGGGTCCATGTCGTACAACACTGCACGGACATCCGAAGGAGCGCTGTATTCCTCAACGGCGTAATAGTCTGAGGTTGAGCCGTATTCATTCGTAAGGCCGAATTCGAAATAAAAATAGGCGTCGCAGTCTTCGGCGTTATTGGGATCCATGGTTCCGTTGAGGACGGCCATTTGAGCGCCTACAGGTCCGGCGGCGTTTGTTTGGGCAAGCGGGGGATTCGGCGCCGAAGGCGTGACGAAAGTCCGGTCCGCGCCGGAAGCGGTTCCAGCCTCATTGGATGCAACCACCCTATAATGATACACCGCGTCCCAGTCCAGGCCGTCAATCTCGATGCCGACCTTGGTTTTCAGGGTTCCTGAAACAACGCCTGATTCGTCGCTCACCATGCCGTAAGAGGCGTCCGGTCCGTATTCAAAATAATACTCGGTTGCTGCGTCGTGTGCATTGACATTTGCAGTTAAAAAGGCGGAGTTCCATTCCACCTCAGCGTCCAGGGTTTCCACAGTAGGGGTTATGGGGTCGCCTGCTGTTGTAAAATACTCGGCGGCCCCCATGCTGACGCCGTCCGCATTGCCGGCCCAAATCCTGTAATAATATGTAGTGACCGGATCCAGGCCCGCCAGAGCTTGGGAGACAGCCACGTTGGCGGTTCCTGTGGCGACGAGCTCCTTAGGCGTAGACTGGCCAAAATCCGTTGTATCTCCGTACTCAAAATAGAATTCAGCCTCCAGCCCGTTGGGATTGACGCTGCCGTTAAGTTGAGCGGTAGTCGCATTGACGCCCGTGGCCGAACCGGTCTCCACTGTGGGGCCCATGGGCTGGTACACCAGGTAGCAGGCCGCGCAGGACACGGCGGCGGAGTCGTACCGGATGCGCATGTATCCGTCTTCGCCCCAGGCGTCGCCCCAGGAGTTGCGGAGAATCCAGCATCCTCCTCCGCCTTCCGGCGGGTTGTCGTCCCAGCCGACCAGGGCGATGGCGTGGTTGGTGGTTGCATAGTAGCAGGGATAGCCCCAGGCGTCGCAGCCGTTGTTGTCATCCTCGTACACGCCGCTGTCGTAGGCCTCAAAAGCGCTGGTGACGTAAACGGCCGCGTCCACCACCCCGTAAGTCATGATGGCGGCCTTGATCGAGTCGATATCCTGGCAGCCGATGCGATGCCAGGACTGGAAGCCGATCGTTGGGGGATAGGTTTCAAAGGGGCAGTCCTGAGAATCGTCATCCGAGTATGGATACAGGGTTTCTGTAATGACGCCCTGGTCCACAATGGCCTGGAGCTCCATGTATTCGTAATCGGCGCCCTCGCAACCGTAAAAATGCTCGTAATAGTCATTGCCCTGACAGAAGGCCAAAAAGGCTTCGGAAAAATCCGCGGCATTGGCGCCGTAACTGTTGGTGGCCCGGTTGTAGGTTCCTTCCGCCGCCGCTATCGCCCCGAATGCGTAGCAGGAGCCGCAACCCGCCTGGTTCCTGACAGGGCCGATGTAGGCTTTGCCGCCCACATCCCGCCAGTCAAAGGAGGGAGGCAGGGGCAGGTCAAGATGTTCGGCCAGGGGGCCCGGGTCGGGCAGGGCTTTCCGTTCCATGCCCGGCGTGGTTTGGCGCCGGGAGAGGAGCCTGTCCTTTTCAGCCTGGGGCAGGGAGAATACGGCGTTATCGGAAACCGTGAAGCTGTATCCGTTCAGTTCGATTTTTTCCCGGATTTCCGCCAGGGAATCATCCGCCTGAAAAGACTGGGAATCGACCGCCAGGGCCGGGCTGACAAATCCAGTGGCAAACAACGCGATTAATAAAACTATCCAACCGGAGATTGTAAATGCGGATCTTGATTTCAAGGGATTGCTCCTTTGGCAGTTGGTTATTCTTGGATATTTTTCTTAGCATTTGTTGAGTGGGCGAAGCCCAAGCAAGATGTGCAAGCAACATACGTACCGTTCTTAGGCCGCTATCATGCGTAGTAGCGCCGGACCTTTCTGGAGCCAAGGGTGCTGAAAATTTTGCATGTTTTTACGCGGAGCACAACAAATATTCCGTATCTGCCGATAAACAAGGGGTATTATGTCTCATTCACCTGACCATTTTTGGTTTGGATGCTGCAACATAGTGCGGCGCCGCGTTTATGAAGGCGTCTTGAAAATTTATATGGAGCCTTTGCATCAGCATTGATAATATCCTGTATTTTTAGCAAAAACCATTGCTTTTTAAAATTATTGGGTTATAATAAATGCGAGAATAAAAGACCTGGGTCGCCCTACGATTTTTATTGCGGCTTTGGTTTTTAACGGGGGGGAGTCTTTCATATCCATGTCAACACAGCCTAAAAGCCCCTTGCCTTGCGCAAAGGGGAGAGAACGCCCGCACTGCGCCCGAGACCTGAGTCGGCTTGGCGATTCTTCAGATATTTTTTCAGCCGTCATAAATAACGCCAATGAAGCGGTGTTGATCACCCAGGACGGCGTGATTCAAGCGGCCAACAAAAAAGCCATGGAAATTTCCGGAAGAACCCTGGAGGAGCTGAGTTCCAAGCCCTTTTTGGAATTCCTCCACCCGGAAGACCGGCAATTGGCCATGGAGCGCTACTTGACGCGATTGGACGGCCGGGAGCCGGAGGAAAAGCTCTGGGTGGTGCGGCTTATGGATAAGAGCGGGGGATTACGATACCTGGAGTCCAGAGGCGCAGCCATCCCCTATGAAGGGAAGGCGGCGGTCCTGCACTTTTTCACGGACGTTACGCGCAGGCTCCAGGCGGAGGCGCAAATTCGCGCATCAGAGGCCCAATACCGGTATCTGGTGGAAAACGCTTCGGACGCCATATGCATTATTCAGGACCGGGAGCTTTGTTTTTTCAACAAGGCCGCCGCGGACATGCTGGGATACACGCCCCAAGAAGTGTTGGAAATTGATTTGCTGGACTTGGTGCACCCTGATTTTCGGGAGCGCGTCGTCAATGCGCATTTAAAACGTTTGAAGGGGGAAAAGGTTCCCAATCCCTATAACTTCGACGCCATCGCCAAGTCGGGAAAGCGCATCAACGCCCAGCTGACCGCCGCCGTGATCGAATGGGAGGGAAGGCCCGCCCTGTTGGTCCTGGTGCGGGACGTCACGGAATCCCGGAAGAGGGAGGAGCAAATCCAGCAGGCCCGGCGCATGGAGGCTTTGGGCGCCCTGGCGGGCGGGATCGCCCACGATTTCAACAACCTGCTGATGGCCGTGCAGGGCCACGCCTCGCTCATGCTGCTATCCTCGGACCTGGACCGGAAAAAAGCGAAAAGCCTTCGCTGCATCGAGCAGTGCGTGCGCAGCGGGGCGGAATTGACCAGCCAGCTGCTGGGCTACGCCAAAGGCGGCAAGTACCAGGTCAGGCCCCACAATCTCAATACGATCATTGAAAATACGGCGGCCATGTTCGGCAGGGCCAGAAAGGAAATCCGCATTCATCTGGACCTGTCCCCGGAGCTTTGGGCCTCTGAGGTGGACCGCGCCCAGATCGAGCAGGTTTTGCTGAATATATACGTCAATGCGTGGCACGCCATGGACCCGGGGGGCGATCTGTTCATACGCTCCTGCAATTGCACCGTGGACGAGGTTCAAGCCCGGGGCATGGAAGTCGCACCCGGAAAATTCGCCAAAATTTCCATTACGGATACGGGCGTGGGGATGGATGAGGATACCAGAAAGCGCATTTTCGAGCCCTTTTTCACCACCCGGGAGATGGGCCGGGGCACGGGCCTGGGAATGGCTTCCGCCTACGGCATCGTCAAGAACCACGGCGGGTTCATCCATGTTTACAGCGAAAAAGGCCGGGGCGCCACCTTTTCCGTTTTTCTGGCCGCCTCCCAAGGTTGCATCCGGGAAGCTGCGCCGGAAAATCAGGCGCCGGCCCTGCATCGGGGCCGGGGTTTGGTCCTGCTGGCGGACGATGAGGCCATGATCCGAGACGTGGGGGGGCGGATGCTCCATGAACTGGGATACGAAGTGATTACCGCTGCGGACGCATCGGAAGCGGTGCGGCTTTTTCGCCAAAACGCCCGGGACATCAAACTGGTCATCCTGGACGTGATCATGCCTGGATCCGGCGTGGACGAGGCTCTCAAAATTATCCGAAAATCCTCGCCCGAGGCCCGGATTCTTTTGTCCAGCGGCTACAGTGTGGAGGGGCAGGCCCGAAGCCTGATGGAGATGGGGTGCCACGGGTTTATCCAAAAACCCTTTGACATTGAAGAACTGGCGGGCAAAATCCACGCAATCCAAGCCAATTGAGTCAGAACTTTGGCGGGACAGTCAACATAATGACGATCTGAATGATCCTTGCGCATCCCCCGGCGCCTTCCATCCTCAGCATAAGGGCGGCCTCCCGGCCTTGCCGGCGGGGGAGCGCCAGGGCGGATTTCCTCCCTGATCCGGCTTCCAGGCGTTATCCACGGACGAGGCGATCTGGGAGCGCCTCCATTCCAGCAACTGTTCCACGTCGGACTCCCATCTTCCCTCCAGCTTGGCTATGGGTGCGCCCATATCGATCCAGGCCCTGACGGTTTTCCAGGAGCGTCCCAAAAATTTTTGAATTTGGTCTCTGCCTGACAAAATGGTATTGGCGGACATGACAATATCCTTTCTCAAATAGCCTTTTTAGTTGCACAGAGAATGGGTTTTTGGTATGCTTCTTAACAGCCTCGGTAGTATTTTGGGGAAATAGTAACACTAAAAGTATTAAGAGTCAATATTAAAATCAGTCAAAAAGTCATCATGGTTGAGAAATACCCCAAAAGTGTAGCCCTGATCCTATGGAAAAGCGTCTGGAAACAGGCCCGGCAGCGGGGATGGATCATGGCCGAACTGGCCCGCAGGACCGGCATTTCCGCCCAGCATCTGAACGCCATCAAAAAGGGGGAAAAGGGCATGGGCGAAAAGACCCTGAACCGTTTTCTGAAAGCCCTGGATATGGATGTGGAGGAGTTGCTGGCTCAAGGGGCCGCACCCCGGCCCGAAGGATGGGAAGGCCCCTCCGGAGAAGGAAGGCCGGAGTTCGCCCTGGTTCCCAAATACAAAGCCCGCCTGTCCGGGGGGCCGGGAAGCCTGAGCTCCTCGGATGAAGTGGAGGCCAATTTCGCCTTTCGGGCGGATTGGATCGCCTCCAAAGGGGGCGGGGAGAGCCTGGCCTTGTTTGAGGTGACGGGCGACTCCATGTACCCGGTCATCTGCCACGGAGACGTGGTCCTGGTGGACCAAAGCCTTTCCGGCCCGGAAGACGTCATCAGCGGCAGGCCCTACGCCCTGGTGGAGGGCGCCCACACCAAAGTGAAAAACCTCCAATGGCAGGGCGCCGAGTTATGGGTCCACTCAGGCAAGGAGTCGGGCGAACCGCCCTACTGCCTGGACCAAAGCGCCTATTTTCGAATTATTGGCAGGGTTATCTGGGT includes the following:
- a CDS encoding PAS domain-containing hybrid sensor histidine kinase/response regulator — translated: MSTQPKSPLPCAKGRERPHCARDLSRLGDSSDIFSAVINNANEAVLITQDGVIQAANKKAMEISGRTLEELSSKPFLEFLHPEDRQLAMERYLTRLDGREPEEKLWVVRLMDKSGGLRYLESRGAAIPYEGKAAVLHFFTDVTRRLQAEAQIRASEAQYRYLVENASDAICIIQDRELCFFNKAAADMLGYTPQEVLEIDLLDLVHPDFRERVVNAHLKRLKGEKVPNPYNFDAIAKSGKRINAQLTAAVIEWEGRPALLVLVRDVTESRKREEQIQQARRMEALGALAGGIAHDFNNLLMAVQGHASLMLLSSDLDRKKAKSLRCIEQCVRSGAELTSQLLGYAKGGKYQVRPHNLNTIIENTAAMFGRARKEIRIHLDLSPELWASEVDRAQIEQVLLNIYVNAWHAMDPGGDLFIRSCNCTVDEVQARGMEVAPGKFAKISITDTGVGMDEDTRKRIFEPFFTTREMGRGTGLGMASAYGIVKNHGGFIHVYSEKGRGATFSVFLAASQGCIREAAPENQAPALHRGRGLVLLADDEAMIRDVGGRMLHELGYEVITAADASEAVRLFRQNARDIKLVILDVIMPGSGVDEALKIIRKSSPEARILLSSGYSVEGQARSLMEMGCHGFIQKPFDIEELAGKIHAIQAN
- a CDS encoding XRE family transcriptional regulator; the encoded protein is MVEKYPKSVALILWKSVWKQARQRGWIMAELARRTGISAQHLNAIKKGEKGMGEKTLNRFLKALDMDVEELLAQGAAPRPEGWEGPSGEGRPEFALVPKYKARLSGGPGSLSSSDEVEANFAFRADWIASKGGGESLALFEVTGDSMYPVICHGDVVLVDQSLSGPEDVISGRPYALVEGAHTKVKNLQWQGAELWVHSGKESGEPPYCLDQSAYFRIIGRVIWVGHEIS